A window from Cellulomonas sp. C5510 encodes these proteins:
- a CDS encoding PAS domain-containing protein — protein MSPTSTAPVRGTRRPTDVARGRRAAGPTGVERTFGPEEIIVSKTDPKGVITYANDVFVRVSGYAEHEILGSPHNLIRHPAMPRAVFQLMWEVIPTGREIFAYVVNLAADGGHYWVLAHVTPSFAPDGSVVGYHSNRRWVPPATRRAVGDLYARIRAVEDAQSRTPDRIAAGRAALDAALAEAGATYDEFVWSLAAADDASDAPAAGAR, from the coding sequence ATGTCGCCCACGTCGACCGCGCCCGTGCGCGGGACCCGGCGGCCCACCGACGTTGCGCGAGGGCGGCGCGCAGCGGGGCCGACCGGCGTCGAGCGGACCTTCGGTCCCGAGGAGATCATCGTCTCCAAGACCGACCCCAAGGGGGTCATCACCTACGCCAACGACGTCTTCGTGCGCGTCAGCGGCTACGCCGAGCACGAGATCCTCGGGAGCCCGCACAACCTGATCCGGCACCCGGCGATGCCGCGGGCCGTCTTCCAGCTGATGTGGGAGGTCATCCCGACGGGGCGGGAGATCTTCGCCTACGTGGTGAACCTCGCGGCGGACGGCGGGCACTACTGGGTGCTCGCGCACGTCACGCCGTCGTTCGCGCCGGACGGCTCGGTGGTCGGCTACCACTCCAACCGGCGGTGGGTGCCGCCGGCGACCCGCCGCGCGGTGGGGGACCTCTACGCCCGGATCCGCGCCGTCGAGGACGCGCAGTCCCGGACGCCGGACCGGATCGCGGCGGGCCGTGCCGCGCTCGACGCCGCGCTGGCCGAGGCCGGGGCGACGTACGACGAGTTCGTGTGGTCGCTGGCCGCGGCCGACGACGCCTCCGACGCACCCGCCGCGGGTGCCCGGTGA
- a CDS encoding methyl-accepting chemotaxis protein, translated as MRRGRPGREDGHVVPGVDEETRRSLELVAAFCDRVADGDLEGRLPVLEGDPAVQRARTALNRLADVVDAYVRESQASLTAAGEGRFHRRFLRRGMPGAFRDGAVRIDAARAGLEAAAQRTARDQAERSDLAERMVAVAARVADSAHGLASSAASLAAAARSATGAAHDSRETVRELTDTSAQIEEAAGLVKTIASRTRLLALNAAIEAARAGDAGRGFAVVADEVRTLADDSAGRSDDIARQVVAAQAAAEEAGRAIGRIDEIIAGMSTQVAAVAAAADGGDGAGLAELAEQLRAEITSFAALS; from the coding sequence ATGCGGCGAGGGCGTCCCGGGCGAGAGGACGGGCACGTCGTCCCGGGCGTCGACGAGGAGACCCGGCGGTCGCTCGAGCTCGTCGCCGCGTTCTGCGACCGCGTGGCCGACGGCGACCTGGAGGGCCGGCTGCCGGTCCTCGAGGGCGATCCGGCGGTGCAGCGTGCTCGTACCGCGCTGAACCGGCTGGCCGACGTCGTCGACGCGTACGTGCGCGAGTCGCAGGCGTCGCTCACCGCGGCCGGTGAAGGGCGGTTCCACCGACGGTTCCTGCGCCGCGGCATGCCAGGGGCGTTCCGCGACGGAGCCGTGCGGATCGACGCCGCCCGGGCGGGGCTCGAGGCCGCCGCGCAGCGCACGGCGCGGGACCAGGCGGAACGGTCCGACCTCGCGGAGCGCATGGTCGCGGTGGCAGCACGGGTCGCCGACTCCGCCCACGGGCTCGCCTCGTCGGCTGCGTCGCTCGCCGCCGCGGCGCGCTCGGCGACGGGAGCCGCCCACGACTCCCGGGAGACCGTGCGGGAGCTCACGGACACGTCCGCGCAGATCGAGGAGGCCGCCGGGCTCGTCAAGACGATCGCGAGCCGGACGCGCCTGCTCGCCCTGAACGCCGCGATCGAGGCGGCGCGGGCCGGCGACGCGGGGCGCGGGTTCGCCGTGGTGGCCGACGAGGTGCGCACGCTCGCCGACGACTCCGCGGGGCGGTCGGACGACATCGCGCGCCAGGTCGTGGCCGCGCAGGCCGCCGCCGAGGAGGCCGGCCGGGCGATCGGCCGCATCGACGAGATCATCGCCGGGATGTCGACGCAGGTGGCCGCGGTCGCTGCGGCGGCCGACGGCGGTGACGGGGCGGGGCTCGCCGAGCTCGCGGAGCAGCTCCGTGCGGAGATCACGAGCTTCGCGGCTCTGAGCTGA
- the dapD gene encoding 2,3,4,5-tetrahydropyridine-2,6-dicarboxylate N-succinyltransferase, whose product MTDRTAWGWGLATVADSGTVLDTWYPQPALGAAPDDVPCPPELADLAGTDPARGVRTETVLTVVDLDAAPAGASDAYLRLHLLSHRLVRPNTINLDGLFGALPNVVWTDRGPCAVEGFEATRARLRAATGRPVTVYGVDKFPRMVDYVLPSGVRVADADRVRLGAHLAPGTTVMHEGFVNFNAGTLGTSMVEGRISQGVVVGEGSDIGGGASIMGTLSGGGRERVSIGERSLLGANAGLGIRLGDDCVVEAGLYVTAGTKVTLVGQTGPDGAPRVVKARELSGADGILLRRNSLTGGVEAVARTGTGIVLNAALHAN is encoded by the coding sequence ATGACCGACCGCACCGCCTGGGGCTGGGGCCTGGCCACCGTCGCCGACTCCGGGACCGTCCTCGACACCTGGTACCCGCAGCCCGCGCTCGGCGCCGCACCGGACGACGTCCCGTGCCCCCCGGAGCTCGCCGACCTGGCCGGCACCGACCCGGCCCGCGGGGTGCGCACGGAGACGGTGCTGACGGTCGTCGACCTGGACGCCGCACCCGCCGGCGCGTCCGACGCGTACCTGCGGCTGCACCTGCTGTCGCACCGGCTGGTGCGTCCGAACACGATCAACCTCGACGGGCTGTTCGGCGCGCTGCCGAACGTCGTGTGGACGGACCGCGGGCCCTGCGCGGTCGAGGGCTTCGAGGCGACCCGCGCCCGGCTGCGGGCGGCGACCGGGCGGCCGGTGACCGTCTACGGCGTCGACAAGTTCCCGCGCATGGTCGACTACGTGCTGCCGTCGGGCGTGCGCGTCGCTGACGCCGACCGCGTGCGGCTCGGCGCGCACCTCGCGCCCGGGACGACCGTCATGCACGAGGGCTTCGTGAACTTCAACGCGGGCACGCTCGGCACGTCCATGGTCGAGGGCCGCATCTCCCAGGGCGTGGTCGTCGGCGAGGGCAGCGACATCGGCGGCGGCGCGTCCATCATGGGCACGCTGTCCGGCGGCGGGCGGGAGCGGGTGTCGATCGGTGAGCGGTCGCTGCTCGGCGCGAACGCCGGGCTCGGCATCCGGCTCGGCGACGACTGCGTGGTCGAGGCGGGCCTCTACGTGACCGCCGGCACCAAGGTGACGCTGGTCGGCCAGACCGGCCCCGACGGCGCGCCGCGGGTCGTCAAGGCGCGCGAGCTGTCCGGCGCCGACGGGATCCTGCTGCGGCGCAACTCCCTGACCGGCGGGGTGGAGGCCGTGGCCCGGACCGGGACCGGCATCGTGCTCAACGCCGCGCTGCACGCGAACTGA
- the dapE gene encoding succinyl-diaminopimelate desuccinylase, with amino-acid sequence MTTTTPLDLTADLTTLTARVCDIASVSGDEAALADAVEAALAAYPHLEVLRDGDTVVARTHLGRASRVVVAGHLDTVPVAGNLPTRLEGEGEDAVLWGRGTVDMKGGVAVQLALAASLTAPTRDVTWVFYDHEEVDASLSGLGRVVRRHPEWLEADFAVLGEPTDAGLEGGCNGTLRAEVRVTGVAAHSARAWTGVNAIHAAAPVLARLAAYEPASVEVDGLVYREGLNAVLISGGVATNVVPDRCVVTVNYRFAPSRTVAEATAHVEELFAGFEVVVTDAAGGARPGLDDPAAAEFAAAVLGVTGGAPAPKYGWTDVARFAELGIPAVNFGPGDPLLAHKDDERLPVAQLVLCHEALRAWLTA; translated from the coding sequence GTGACGACGACCACCCCGCTGGACCTGACCGCCGACCTCACGACGCTCACCGCGCGCGTGTGCGACATCGCCTCGGTCAGCGGGGACGAGGCGGCGCTCGCGGACGCGGTGGAGGCGGCCCTGGCCGCGTACCCGCACCTGGAGGTGCTGCGCGACGGGGACACGGTCGTCGCGCGCACCCACCTCGGTCGCGCGTCGCGGGTCGTCGTGGCCGGGCACCTCGACACCGTGCCGGTGGCGGGCAACCTCCCGACCCGGCTGGAGGGCGAGGGTGAGGACGCGGTGCTGTGGGGGCGCGGCACGGTCGACATGAAGGGCGGCGTCGCCGTGCAGCTCGCGCTGGCCGCCTCGCTCACCGCGCCGACCCGCGACGTCACGTGGGTGTTCTACGACCACGAGGAGGTCGACGCCTCCCTGAGCGGCCTGGGCCGGGTCGTCCGGCGGCACCCCGAGTGGCTCGAGGCGGACTTCGCGGTGCTGGGGGAGCCGACGGACGCCGGCCTGGAGGGCGGCTGCAACGGCACCCTGCGCGCCGAGGTCCGGGTGACGGGCGTCGCCGCCCACTCGGCCCGCGCGTGGACCGGGGTCAACGCGATCCACGCCGCCGCGCCGGTGCTCGCCCGGCTGGCCGCGTACGAGCCCGCGTCCGTCGAGGTCGACGGGCTCGTGTACCGCGAGGGGCTGAACGCGGTGCTGATCAGCGGCGGCGTCGCCACGAACGTGGTGCCGGACCGCTGCGTCGTCACCGTGAACTACCGCTTCGCCCCGTCGCGCACGGTGGCGGAGGCCACCGCCCACGTCGAGGAGCTGTTCGCCGGGTTCGAGGTCGTCGTCACGGACGCGGCCGGCGGTGCCCGTCCGGGGCTGGACGACCCGGCGGCCGCCGAGTTCGCCGCGGCGGTGCTGGGCGTGACCGGGGGCGCACCGGCACCCAAGTACGGCTGGACCGACGTCGCGCGGTTCGCCGAGCTCGGCATCCCCGCGGTCAACTTCGGCCCCGGCGACCCGCTGCTCGCGCACAAGGACGACGAGCGGCTGCCCGTGGCGCAGCTCGTCCTGTGCCACGAGGCCCTGCGCGCGTGGTTGACCGCCTGA
- a CDS encoding TIGR00730 family Rossman fold protein, protein MSDDGLPAPGSGYRKGPVLLRRGQIPATTSDQRLLSGGGSSDWLHGDPWRVMRIQSEFVEGFGALAELGPAVSVFGSARTLPEHPDFALGESVGRLLAEAGYAVITGGGPGIMSAANKGASESGGLSVGLGIELPFEQGMNPWVDLGVNFRYFFARKTMFVKYAEGFIVLPGGFGTFDELFEALTLVQTHKVTEFPIVLVGTDYWSGLLEWLRGPVLERGMVREADLELLRLVDDPEEAVRIVRDRGVELREAEREAARDAARAQAAAESGATAESEAEAGSGGR, encoded by the coding sequence ATGAGCGACGACGGCCTCCCGGCACCCGGCTCCGGCTACCGCAAGGGCCCGGTGCTGCTCCGGCGCGGGCAGATCCCCGCCACGACCTCCGACCAGCGGCTGCTGTCCGGCGGCGGCAGTTCCGACTGGCTGCACGGCGACCCCTGGCGCGTCATGCGGATCCAGAGCGAGTTCGTCGAGGGGTTCGGGGCGCTCGCGGAGCTCGGCCCGGCCGTCAGCGTGTTCGGTTCGGCGCGGACGCTGCCCGAGCACCCTGACTTCGCGCTGGGCGAGTCGGTCGGGCGGCTGCTGGCGGAGGCCGGCTACGCGGTGATCACCGGCGGCGGGCCGGGCATCATGTCGGCCGCGAACAAGGGCGCCTCCGAGTCGGGCGGCCTGTCGGTCGGCCTCGGCATCGAGCTGCCGTTCGAGCAGGGCATGAACCCGTGGGTCGACCTCGGGGTCAACTTCCGCTACTTCTTCGCCCGCAAGACGATGTTCGTGAAGTACGCGGAGGGCTTCATCGTGCTGCCCGGCGGGTTCGGGACGTTCGACGAGCTGTTCGAGGCGCTCACGCTCGTGCAGACGCACAAGGTGACCGAGTTCCCGATCGTGCTGGTCGGCACCGACTACTGGAGCGGGCTGCTCGAGTGGCTGCGCGGGCCGGTGCTGGAGCGGGGCATGGTCCGCGAGGCCGACCTCGAGCTGCTCCGTCTGGTGGACGACCCGGAGGAGGCGGTCCGCATCGTCCGCGACCGCGGCGTCGAGCTGCGCGAGGCCGAGCGCGAGGCGGCCCGTGACGCGGCGCGGGCGCAGGCGGCAGCGGAGTCCGGAGCCACCGCGGAGAGCGAGGCGGAGGCGGGGTCGGGTGGCCGCTGA
- the folP gene encoding dihydropteroate synthase, with protein sequence MAADDSAAPAVPAAGAPLLLRGRWYGPERPVVMAVVNRTPDSFYAAARYDDAGADAAVARAEEEGADLVDLGGVRAGRGPAVDAAEEIARVVPLVERVRRRHPDLLVSVDTWRSEVARAAADAGADLLNDTWAGHDPALVEVAAERGLGVVCSHTGGLPPRTDPLRVSYPLPDDAPAGTDPRDGVLLDVLATLRASAARAVGLGVHPASVLVDPTHDFGKNTWHSLHLVRRTAALTTLGHPLLVALSRKDLVGETLGLPPEDRLEGTLAATSVAAWLGARVFRAHDVRATRRVVDMVAALRGDAPPARAVRGLA encoded by the coding sequence GTGGCCGCTGACGACTCCGCGGCCCCGGCGGTCCCGGCCGCCGGCGCGCCCCTGCTGCTGCGCGGCCGCTGGTACGGCCCGGAGCGCCCGGTCGTGATGGCGGTCGTCAACCGGACGCCGGACTCGTTCTACGCCGCCGCCCGGTACGACGACGCGGGGGCGGACGCCGCGGTCGCGCGGGCCGAGGAGGAGGGCGCCGACCTCGTGGACCTGGGCGGCGTGCGTGCCGGCCGCGGTCCCGCCGTGGACGCCGCCGAGGAGATCGCGCGCGTGGTGCCGCTGGTCGAGCGGGTCCGTCGGCGGCACCCGGACCTCCTGGTGAGCGTCGACACGTGGCGGTCGGAGGTGGCGCGCGCCGCCGCGGACGCCGGAGCCGACCTGCTGAACGACACCTGGGCCGGCCACGACCCGGCCCTCGTGGAGGTGGCCGCGGAGCGCGGGCTGGGCGTGGTCTGCTCGCACACCGGCGGGCTCCCGCCCCGGACCGACCCGCTGCGCGTGTCCTACCCGCTGCCGGACGACGCGCCCGCGGGCACCGACCCCCGGGACGGCGTCCTCCTGGACGTCCTCGCCACGCTCCGGGCGTCCGCGGCCCGTGCGGTCGGGCTCGGCGTGCACCCGGCGAGCGTGCTGGTCGACCCGACCCACGACTTCGGCAAGAACACCTGGCACTCGCTGCACCTGGTCCGCCGGACCGCCGCGCTGACGACGCTCGGGCACCCGCTGCTGGTCGCGCTGTCGCGCAAGGACCTGGTGGGCGAGACGCTCGGGCTCCCGCCGGAGGACCGCCTCGAGGGCACGCTCGCGGCGACGTCGGTGGCGGCGTGGCTGGGTGCCCGGGTGTTCCGCGCGCACGACGTGCGCGCGACCCGGCGCGTCGTCGACATGGTGGCCGCGCTGCGCGGCGACGCCCCTCCGGCGCGGGCCGTCCGGGGCCTGGCGTGA
- a CDS encoding DUF3117 domain-containing protein: MAAMKPRTGDGPLEVTKEGRGIVMRVPLEGGGRLVVELNATEAQELGEALTSVVS; the protein is encoded by the coding sequence ATGGCCGCGATGAAGCCGAGGACTGGTGACGGTCCGCTCGAGGTGACCAAGGAGGGCCGCGGCATCGTCATGCGGGTCCCGCTCGAGGGCGGTGGCCGGCTCGTCGTCGAGCTCAACGCGACCGAGGCGCAGGAGCTGGGCGAGGCCCTCACCTCCGTCGTCTCCTGA
- a CDS encoding M17 family metallopeptidase, whose amino-acid sequence MARSVTHPEVRIGRPVPAVGLVGGSLASSALLLEADVDAVAVPVAPPAPDDTDLQPGRGTADAAARYGIDLAEVAERAGLTGAPGEAWTLLLPRPVGRAGAALPWDGLPRRLVLVGVGAGTPDELRRAGAALARATRGLRRVLTTVATEPGGDGPRAVRAFAEGYLLAAYRVQRIGAPAPAGEAPASELVVVGRDGVRAQAALDDAVRGATATWLVRDLANTPSSTKDPAWMADRASALARDAGLRVEVLGPRELAAQGFGGILAVGSGSASTPRLVTVAYDPPADGGSRRARHVVVVGKGITYDTGGLSIKPRESMVPMKTDMAGAAVALATVLGAAAAGVPHRVTAVLPLAENHVGAASYRPGDVLTLWGGRTVEIANTDAEGRLVLGDALAWADATLDPDVLLDVATLTGAASLGLGKQHAALYATDPRLAGAIETAAVESGEPVWSMPLVEDYADAVRSTVADLRHVPIDPKQGGGSITAALFLREFVGTRTWAHLDIAGPARSTADKHEVTEGATGFGARLLLRYLAALR is encoded by the coding sequence GTGGCACGTTCCGTGACGCACCCCGAGGTGCGCATCGGCCGCCCGGTGCCGGCGGTCGGCCTGGTGGGCGGCTCGCTCGCGTCCTCCGCGCTCCTGCTGGAGGCGGACGTCGACGCGGTGGCCGTCCCGGTCGCCCCGCCCGCACCGGACGACACCGACCTCCAGCCGGGCCGCGGCACCGCCGACGCCGCCGCCCGCTACGGCATCGACCTCGCCGAGGTCGCCGAGCGCGCCGGCCTGACCGGCGCGCCCGGCGAGGCGTGGACCCTGCTCCTCCCGCGGCCGGTCGGTCGCGCGGGTGCCGCGCTGCCCTGGGACGGCCTGCCGCGCCGGCTCGTCCTCGTGGGCGTCGGCGCCGGCACCCCCGACGAGCTGCGACGCGCCGGCGCAGCCCTGGCGCGCGCCACGCGCGGGCTGCGGCGCGTGCTCACGACCGTCGCGACCGAGCCCGGCGGCGACGGGCCGCGCGCCGTGCGTGCCTTCGCCGAGGGCTACCTGCTGGCCGCCTACCGGGTGCAGCGCATCGGTGCCCCCGCGCCGGCGGGTGAGGCACCCGCCTCCGAGCTCGTCGTGGTCGGCCGCGACGGGGTCCGGGCCCAGGCCGCGCTCGACGACGCGGTGCGCGGCGCCACGGCGACGTGGCTCGTCCGCGACCTGGCCAACACCCCGTCGAGCACCAAGGACCCGGCCTGGATGGCCGACCGTGCCTCCGCACTGGCCCGCGACGCAGGGCTGCGCGTCGAGGTCCTCGGCCCCCGCGAGCTCGCCGCCCAGGGATTCGGCGGCATCCTCGCCGTCGGGTCGGGCTCGGCGTCGACCCCGCGGCTCGTGACCGTCGCGTACGACCCGCCCGCCGACGGCGGCTCCCGGCGCGCCCGGCACGTCGTGGTGGTCGGCAAGGGCATCACGTACGACACCGGGGGGCTGTCCATCAAGCCGCGCGAGTCCATGGTCCCGATGAAGACCGACATGGCCGGGGCCGCGGTCGCGCTCGCCACGGTCCTCGGAGCGGCCGCCGCCGGCGTCCCGCACCGCGTCACCGCGGTCCTGCCGCTCGCGGAGAACCACGTCGGCGCCGCGTCGTACCGGCCGGGTGACGTGCTGACCCTGTGGGGCGGACGCACCGTCGAGATCGCGAACACGGACGCCGAGGGCCGGCTGGTGCTCGGTGACGCGCTCGCGTGGGCGGACGCGACGCTGGACCCGGACGTGCTGCTCGACGTCGCGACGCTCACGGGCGCGGCCAGCCTGGGGCTCGGCAAGCAGCACGCGGCGCTCTACGCCACCGACCCGCGCCTCGCCGGGGCGATCGAGACCGCCGCCGTCGAGTCGGGCGAGCCCGTGTGGTCCATGCCGCTCGTCGAGGACTACGCCGACGCCGTGCGCTCGACGGTGGCGGACCTGCGGCACGTGCCGATCGACCCGAAGCAGGGCGGCGGCTCCATCACCGCCGCGCTGTTCCTCCGGGAGTTCGTGGGCACCCGCACCTGGGCGCACCTCGACATCGCCGGGCCGGCGCGGTCGACGGCGGACAAGCACGAGGTGACCGAGGGGGCGACGGGCTTCGGCGCCCGGTTGCTGCTGCGGTACCTCGCGGCGCTGCGCTGA
- a CDS encoding O-methyltransferase, translating to MATDKAASWVYAEGFVPEDDTLLRARDRAGQLGCTPVAPGTGATLTVLAAAARARAVVEIGTGAGVSGLHLLRGMPGDGVLTTIDVEVEHQRAAKTAFAEEGVRPARTRTISGRALDVLPRLTDGAYDLVLVDADIENYPAYVEQAVRLLRPGGVLAVDDALWHDRVADPARRDEATTIVRETGRRVREDERLLPALLPVGDGLLVAVHR from the coding sequence ATCGCCACCGACAAGGCCGCCAGCTGGGTCTACGCGGAGGGCTTCGTGCCCGAGGACGACACCCTGCTGCGCGCCCGGGACCGCGCGGGTCAGCTCGGCTGCACGCCGGTGGCTCCCGGCACGGGGGCCACGCTGACGGTGCTCGCCGCCGCGGCACGCGCCCGTGCGGTGGTCGAGATCGGGACCGGTGCCGGGGTGAGCGGCCTGCACCTGCTGCGCGGCATGCCCGGCGACGGCGTGCTGACCACGATCGACGTCGAGGTGGAGCACCAGCGGGCCGCCAAGACGGCGTTCGCGGAGGAGGGCGTGCGCCCGGCGCGCACCCGCACGATCTCGGGCCGGGCCCTCGACGTGCTGCCGCGCCTGACCGACGGCGCCTACGACCTCGTGCTCGTCGACGCGGACATCGAGAACTACCCCGCCTACGTCGAGCAGGCGGTCCGCCTGCTGCGCCCCGGTGGCGTTCTCGCCGTCGACGACGCGCTGTGGCACGACCGTGTCGCCGACCCGGCGCGCCGCGACGAGGCGACGACGATCGTCCGCGAGACGGGCCGGCGCGTGCGGGAGGACGAGCGGCTCCTGCCCGCGCTGCTGCCGGTCGGCGACGGGCTGCTGGTGGCCGTCCACCGCTGA
- the sigE gene encoding RNA polymerase sigma factor SigE yields the protein MATSVPDTDWQPPSWEAIVREHSARVYRLAYRLTGNRHDAEDLTQEVFVRVFRSLSTYTPGTFEGWLHRITTNLFLDQARRRQRIRMDAMGEDGDRYPTSDGGPERAFEHDNLDVDVQRALDELPPEYRAAVVLCDIEGLSYEEIAVTLGIKLGTVRSRIHRARARLRVSLEHRAPREQRTPPSEDATPHERALDGRPAAGPSAPAPAGAR from the coding sequence ATGGCGACCTCGGTGCCCGACACGGACTGGCAGCCCCCGAGCTGGGAGGCCATCGTCCGGGAGCACTCCGCGCGCGTGTACCGCCTCGCCTACCGGCTGACCGGCAACCGGCACGACGCCGAGGACCTCACGCAGGAGGTCTTCGTGCGGGTGTTCCGGTCGCTGTCGACGTACACGCCCGGCACGTTCGAGGGCTGGCTGCACCGCATCACCACCAACCTGTTCCTCGACCAGGCGCGCCGCCGGCAGCGCATCCGCATGGACGCGATGGGCGAGGACGGCGACCGGTACCCCACGTCCGACGGGGGCCCCGAGCGGGCGTTCGAGCACGACAACCTCGACGTCGACGTCCAGCGCGCGCTCGACGAGCTGCCGCCGGAGTACCGCGCGGCCGTCGTCCTGTGCGACATCGAGGGGTTGTCGTACGAGGAGATCGCGGTGACGCTGGGCATCAAGCTCGGCACGGTGCGCTCGCGCATCCACCGGGCGCGCGCCCGGCTGCGGGTGTCGCTGGAGCACCGTGCGCCCCGCGAGCAGCGGACGCCGCCGTCCGAGGACGCCACCCCGCACGAGCGGGCCCTCGACGGGCGTCCGGCCGCCGGGCCGTCCGCGCCCGCACCCGCGGGGGCACGATGA
- a CDS encoding zf-HC2 domain-containing protein, whose amino-acid sequence MSGHLGDRISALVDGQLGPAATERALVHVAGCPRCAADLAAARAARRVLSDADDVRPAGDLTARLLALGGCPGTGDPRRGPAGHAAPGRMDPFVPPAGAARPSPAATGLVGLLGGGRGVLGGEVLGSGRVVGARTGVTGRVLGREVLGSGGVLGGRGFPGPGQGRRRFRAAVGSLTGLGMVAVGLFLLGDRPDVAPVTASRDALAVLGDAGAPAAVAVAAPSEPAVGATTQEYLDWMRAHGWTCPTEIPDGWAVTSVRERDGGRTLEVDLSGPAGGVVVTEQHGQLDTGVLTAADQLDVAGRTVYVLSTAPWHAAWQSGDTVVEVVAAGTDPEVSAVVARFPGGEFDTGLPARLTRGWDTLTTAVHLP is encoded by the coding sequence ATGAGCGGCCACCTCGGGGACCGGATCAGCGCCCTGGTCGACGGGCAGCTCGGCCCGGCGGCGACCGAGCGCGCCCTGGTGCACGTCGCCGGCTGCCCGCGGTGCGCGGCCGACCTGGCCGCCGCCCGGGCCGCCCGCCGTGTGCTCTCCGACGCGGACGACGTCCGCCCGGCCGGGGACCTGACCGCCCGGCTGCTGGCTCTCGGCGGCTGCCCGGGGACCGGGGACCCGCGTCGCGGCCCGGCAGGCCACGCGGCTCCGGGTCGGATGGACCCGTTCGTCCCGCCCGCCGGCGCAGCCCGCCCGTCCCCGGCGGCGACCGGGCTCGTGGGCCTGCTCGGCGGGGGGCGCGGTGTGCTCGGCGGCGAGGTCCTCGGGTCCGGCCGTGTGGTCGGTGCCCGGACGGGCGTCACCGGACGGGTGCTCGGCCGTGAGGTGCTGGGGTCCGGCGGCGTGCTCGGTGGCCGCGGGTTCCCCGGCCCCGGGCAGGGCCGCCGGCGGTTCCGCGCCGCTGTCGGGTCCCTGACGGGGCTCGGCATGGTCGCCGTCGGTCTGTTCCTGCTCGGCGACCGCCCGGACGTCGCCCCGGTGACCGCGTCCCGGGACGCCCTGGCGGTGCTCGGGGACGCGGGGGCGCCTGCCGCGGTCGCGGTGGCCGCGCCGAGCGAGCCCGCGGTGGGTGCCACCACGCAGGAGTACCTGGACTGGATGCGGGCGCACGGGTGGACCTGCCCCACCGAGATCCCGGACGGCTGGGCCGTGACGTCCGTGCGGGAGCGCGACGGCGGACGCACCCTCGAGGTCGACCTGTCCGGGCCGGCCGGCGGCGTCGTCGTCACCGAGCAGCACGGCCAGCTCGACACCGGGGTCCTGACCGCCGCCGACCAGCTCGACGTCGCCGGCCGCACCGTCTACGTGCTGTCCACGGCCCCGTGGCACGCCGCCTGGCAGTCGGGCGACACCGTCGTCGAGGTCGTGGCCGCCGGCACCGACCCGGAGGTCTCGGCTGTCGTCGCCCGGTTCCCCGGCGGGGAGTTCGACACCGGGCTGCCCGCCCGCCTGACCCGCGGCTGGGACACGCTCACGACCGCCGTGCACCTGCCGTGA